The proteins below come from a single Triticum aestivum cultivar Chinese Spring chromosome 5D, IWGSC CS RefSeq v2.1, whole genome shotgun sequence genomic window:
- the LOC123122791 gene encoding uncharacterized protein: MDPAAPDPDGGGLPPRGSDAADVAGNTWDLAPFSPPPAALRGGELYIYRNAYNLVPRSIGECRGGLRALKFFGNDVEVLPPEAGDLDGLHSLQLKVSAPRVSGAVLRRMRALRELELSMVPPRPSACSILVEIAGLKCLTKLTICHFSIRFLPPEIGSLRKLQELDLSFNKLKNLPNWITELRALKFLKVTNNKLVDLPSGISSLRCLESLDLSNNRLTSLGSVELVSMLTLQYLNLQFNRISHSFMIPSWVCCDMRENGEIPLKSDKLQRLGIANINRSAEPRPASHACNGVLSCSPTDISPNLKAHTAQKMKKGWKRRDCLQQQARHERLESSRSRLCENDIDEMAVNMTEDDMENRPVMKDIVEESSAQDLKETSSISEDLSCIIDYDSDGLIKDSGMMLQDQYGDGKTGINMRSCHDNNSGISTDPACLGSIENELEDTASSTRNAVEVVEENTSEASKLTLKSKRHPDMDNNPKPSKCPRPIDESSKLSYKYSVESFCSIDDHLPDGFYDAGRDMPFMPLEEYERSLGLYAREVILLDREQDEELDAIASSAQLLLSSLKRPSYSETDEDAGQDLLRASVLALFVSDCFGGCDRSASLRRTRGAIVSLRKEQPFICTCAAGSMCDSNEASKQASTPPGHFNFTGLCDKSIHIIKERNNSGIVPIGALQFGVCRHRAVLMKYLCDRADPPIPCELVRGHLDYTPHAWNVVPIRQGNILVRMIVDACYPTNIKEETDPEYFCRYVPLSRLHVALDDEGYTPRSSFPSVSLCKEIEATASSAVYHCKIGSVDAAAKIRYLDTRRASNDEVKKFEYKLLGEVRMMNALRKHRSIVDIYGHQLSSKWVQDDSDKEYRIMQSVILMEYVKGGSLKGYLTKLLKEGKKHVPVDLAFYIAREVASALLEMHRKLVIHRDIKSENVLVDLDSKRSHGTPVVKLSDFDRSIPLHSLSHTCCIAHLGTYPPNVCVGTPCWMAPEVLQAMHEKTQYGLEVDIWSYGCFIFEMLTLRIPYEGLPDSEIYDLIKRKKQRPRLTKELEAFWTVDEPITRLKLGITSDAHAEKLRFLIDLFYQCTRGTASRRPKAEQIYNSLCSLPTCYDLS; this comes from the exons ATGGACCCCGCCGCGCCGGACCCCGACGGCGGCGGCCTCCCGCCGCGCGGATCCGACGCCGCCGACGTCGCCGGCAACACGTGGGACCTCGCCCCCTTCTCGCCGCCGCCCGCTGCGCTCCGCGGCGGCGAGCTCTACATCTACCGCAACGCCTACAACCTGGTCCCGCGCTCCATCGGCGAGTGCCGCGGGGGGCTCAGGGCGCTCAAGTTCTTCGGCAACGACGTCGAGGTGCTGCCCCCGGAGGCCGGGGACCTGGACGGGCTCCATAGCCTCCAGCTCAAGGTCTCCGCGCCCAGGGTCTCCGGGGCCGTGCTCCGGCGGATGCGGGCGCTCAGGGAGCTCGAGCTCTCCATGGTGCCGCCCAGGCCCTCCGCCTGCTCCATACTCGTCGAGATCGCCGGCCTCAAGTGCCTCACCAAGCTCACCATCTGCCACTTCTCCATCAG GTTCCTCCCCCCTGAGATTGGTTCCCTCAGGAAGCTCCAAGAACTTGATCTGTCTTTCAACAAGCTGAAGAACTTGCCTAACTGGATAACCGAGTTGCGGGCCCTGAAATTCCTCAAAGTGACTAATAATAAGTTGGTAGATTTACCATCAGGGATCTCTTCTTTGAGATGTCTTGAAAGCCTTGACTTATCGAACAATAGATTGACATCCCTTGGATCAGTTGAACTAGTCTCTATGCTTACACTGCAGTATCTTAATCTTCAG TTTAATAGGATTTCCCATTCTTTTATGATACCCTCTTGGGTATGCTGTGACATGAGGGAAAATGGTGAAATTCCTTTGAAGAGTGACAAGCTACAACGTCTAGGTATCGCAAACATAAACAGATCAGCAGAACCTAGACCTGCAAGTCATGCTTGCAATGGCGTGCTCTCATGCTCACCCACAGATATTTCCCCCAATTTAAAAGCTCATACCGCACAGAAAATGAAGAAGGGCTGGAAGCGACGGGATTGCCTGCAACAGCAGGCTCGCCACGAGCGTTTGGAGTCCAGCAGGAGCAGGCTTTGTGAAAATGACATTGATGAAATGGCTGTGAACATGACTGAAGATGATATGGAAAACAGGCCAGTGATGAAAGACATTGTTGAAGAAAGTTCAGCACAGGATTTGAAAGAAACAAGTTCTATATCTGAAGACCTATCTTGCATAATCGATTATGACTCAGATGGGCTTATAAAAGATAGTGGCATGATGCTTCAGGACCAATATGGCGATGGAAAAACTGGAATAAATATGAGAAGTTGTCATGACAACAATTCTGGTATCAGCACCGATCCAGCTTGTTTGGGCAGTATTGAAAATGAACTTGAGGATACCGCTTCATCAACCCGCAATGCAGTTGAAGTTGTTGAAGAGAACACTTCAGAGGCATCTAAGCTTACACTGAAATCTAAAAGGCATCCTGATATGGACAATAATCCCAAACCCAGCAAATGCCCAAGACCAATTGATGAATCCTCGAAGTTATCCTATAAGTACAGCGTGGAGTCATTTTGCAGCATAGATGACCATTTACCGGATGGATTTTATGACGCGGGGCGAGATATGCCGTTCATGCCATTAGAGGAGTACGAACGGAGTCTCGGACTGTATGCGCGTGAAGTTATTCTTTTGGACAG AGAACAAGATGAAGAATTGGACGCAATTGCTTCTTCAGCACAACTGTTGTTATCCAGTTTGAAGAGGCCAAGTTATTCCGAAACAGATGAAGATGCAGGTCAGGACTTGCTAAGGGCATCAGTTCTTGCTTTGTTTGTCTCTGACTGTTTTGGAGGTTGTGATCGAAGTGCTTCTCTGAGGAGAACACGGGGAGCTATTGTTAGCTTGAGGAAGGAGCAACCATTCATTTGTACTTGTGCTGCCGGTAGCATGTGTGATAGCAATGAAGCATCAAAACAAGCCAGTACCCCTCCCGGGCACTTCAATTTTACTGGTCTCTGTGATAAATCAATACACATCATTAAGGAAAGGAATAATTCAGGCATTGTACCAATAGGGGCATTGCAGTTTGGTGTTTGCAGGCACCGAGCTGTCCTAATGAAG TATTTGTGTGACCGGGCGGACCCTCCAATTCCTTGTGAGCTTGTGAGGGGGCATCTTGACTACACGCCTCATGCTTGGAATGTTGTCCCTATTAGACAAGGGAATATCTTGGTAAGGATGATTGTTGATGCGTGTTACCCCACGAACATAAAGGAAGAGACGGATCCAGAGTACTTCTGCAG GTATGTTCCCCTCAGTCGACTGCACGTTGCGCTTGATGATGAAGGCTATACACCTCGGTCTTCCTTCCCTTCGGTCTCACTATGCAAAGAAATTGAAGCTACAGCTTCCAGCGCTGTCTACCACTGCAAAATTGGTTCAGTTGATGCAGCAGCAAAG ATACGGTACCTAGATACCCGGCGTGCTTCTAATGATGAAGTAAAAAAATTTGAATACAAGCTTCTTGGGGAAGTAAGAATGATGAATGCTCTAAGGAAGCACAGATCCATAGTGGACATATATGGTCACCAACTTTCTTCTAAATGGGTTCAAGATGATAGTGATAAGGAGTACAGGATAATGCAGTCTGTAATTTTAATGGAATATGTGAAAGGAGGTTCACTGAAG GGCTATTTGACAAAACTACTGAAAGAGGGCAAGAAACATGTACCTGTGGACCTGGCATTTTACATTGCTCGAGAAGTTGCTTCTGCTTTGTTGGAGATGCACAGGAAGCTAGTTATTCACCGGGACATAAAAAGCGAGAATGTTTTGGTTGATTTGGATTCGAAGAGGAGTCATGGGACACCAGTAGTCAAACTCTCTGATTTCGACAGATCCATTCCTTTGCATTCTCTATCCCATACATGCTGTATAGCTCACCTTGGCACATATCCACCCAATGTTTGTGTTGGGACACCTTGTTGGATGGCTCCAGAGGTTCTTCAGGCCATGCATGAGAAAACCCAGTATGGACTG GAAGTGGATATCTGGTCATATGGGTGTTTTATATTCGAGATGCTTACACTTCGCATACCCTACGAGGGACTACCAGATTCAGAAATATATGATCTCATAAAG AGGAAGAAACAAAGGCCAAGGCTAACTAAAGAATTAGAAGCGTTCTGGACAGTGGACGAGCCAATTACAAGGCTGAAGTTGGGGATCACATCTGATGCTCATGCAGAGAAACTAAGATTTCTAATTGATCTATTCTACCAGTGCACCAGAGGAACTGCATCTAGGCGCCCCAAGGCCGAGCAAATTTACAATTCGCTTTGCTCCTTACCCACATGCTATGACCTGAGCTGA
- the LOC123122792 gene encoding general transcription factor 3C polypeptide 3 gives MPATEEEGAAAAAEEEEAYEQEDGDGEEYDEDEEEGYEFGDAADAAQCVEMAERGPGGAVATVSIRDFEALAALSRKRKALPEEPPQGDEPSKRRRQQGELSEAESANLFDQLMEGFGLRRKKRRRSKDGKRKGRARGRRNRCSPEVIKKLGDATLLFTENRFKEAIPILHEIVRIAPNLPNSYNLLGSIYKENGEIDKAINFVMLAAYVSPKDVSLWKKLIDLALKKEDAALARHCVIKAMRADPEDVGLKFDCANIYRTLGDCHKAAEIYEQIVGIHPSNTVARRAAAQMYRDSGQIDKAIDLLEDFINAQTSNIDWGLLDLLISLHLRNDAHGEALRQIKKAQLVLGSGHKLPVRLQAKAVICHAYLGDMKHAEVFLQDVHLGRSKENADMVKEVASTLQSLGQYEYALKFYSVMEDVAVHNDGSSYVEAARCYMVMGEKEKAIPYLYKALEGMEDNVDVRITLSSLLVDEDKSDKAITVLSPPPENPELQSADIPDHQKPWWLHGEVKMQLAKLYYNKGMMEKFVETIFLPILETLDIEYANRKVKMNRKLTNDVLQERTKVLGEARQDSVFQGCRPIASTAELVKANRARKLLEKRAAESNEDTIRDDTRRAKQKPPLPGLLTNVENHQLVLDLCRTLTLLQRYFEALQIINHALKLGNDPLSDDIKEELRSLGAEIAYRAPDPSPGFDYVRYVVHKHPQSISAWNSYYKVTSRAEEKGHFKFLLRARRDPKCVPPKIISGHRFTAISQHQSAVRDYLEAYKLDPENPLINLCVGSSLINLSLGFRLQNKNQCIVQAFAFLYKCLRIGSNRQEALYNIARAYHHVGLKTLAVIYYEKVLAMEVEDHPIPKLPFEDLHEHQDFRPGYCDLRREAAFNLHLIYKESGATDLARRILKTYCSI, from the coding sequence ATGCCggcgacggaggaggaaggcgcggcggcggcggcggaggaggaggaggcgtacgAGCAGGAGGACGGGGACGGGGAGGAGTacgacgaggatgaggaggaggggTACGAGTTCGGCGACGCGGCGGACGCGGCGCAGTGCGTGGAGATGGCGGAGCGGGGGCCCGGCGGCGCCGTGGCCACCGTCAGCATCCGGGACTTCGAGGCCCTGGCGGCGCTGTCGCGCAAGCGGAAGGCCCTCCCCGAGGAGCCGCCGCAGGGGGACGAGCCCTCCAAGCGGAGGAGGCAGCAGGGCGAGCTCTCCGAGGCGGAGTCGGCGAACCTCTTCGACCAGCTGATGGAGGGGTTCGGCCTCCGGCGGAAGAAGCGGCGGCGGTCCAAGGACGGCAAGAGGAAGGGGCGGGCGAGAGGGCGGAGGAACCGGTGCAGCCCCGAGGTCATCAAGAAGCTGGGCGACGCCACCCTGCTCTTCACGGAGAACAGGTTCAAGGAGGCCATCCCCATCCTGCACGAGATCGTCCGGATCGCGCCCAACCTGCCCAACTCGTACAACCTGCTCGGCAGCATCTACAAGGAGAACGGCGAGATCGACAAGGCCATCAACTTCGTGATGCTGGCCGCCTACGTCTCGCCGAAGGACGTGTCGCTGTGGAAGAAGCTCATCGACCTGGCTCTGAAGAAGGAAGATGCTGCTCTGGCAAGACACTGTGTTATCAAGGCAATGAGGGCTGATCCGGAGGATGTGGGGCTCAAGTTTGATTGCGCGAACATATATCGCACCCTAGGCGACTGTCACAAAGCCGCGGAGATATACGAGCAGATTGTCGGGATCCATCCTTCCAACACCGTCGCCCGTAGAGCGGCAGCACAGATGTACAGAGACTCTGGTCAAATTGATAAGGCTATTGATTTGTTGGAGGATTTTATCAATGCTCAAACTTCAAACATCGACTGGGGTCTTCTTGATTTACTGATATCCCTTCATCTGAGAAATGATGCCCATGGTGAAGCTCTTAGGCAGATCAAGAAGGCACAGCTGGTGTTGGGATCTGGACACAAATTACCAGTACGATTGCAGGCAAAAGCAGTAATCTGCCATGCTTATCTTGGAGATATGAAACATGCTGAGGTGTTCCTTCAGGATGTGCATCTGGGGCGTTCAAAAGAGAATGCTGATATGGTTAAGGAGGTCGCCAGCACTCTTCAAAGTTTGGGGCAGTATGAGTATGCACTAAAATTTTACTCGGTTATGGAAGACGTTGCTGTTCACAATGATGGTAGTTCATATGTGGAAGCTGCTCGATGCTACATGGTAATGGGGGAGAAAGAAAAGGCTATCCCTTACCTCTATAAAGCTTTAGAAGGGATGGAGGACAATGTCGATGTACGGATAACCTTATCTTCTCTTCTCGTTGACGAGGATAAGAGTGATAAAGCTATCACTGTGCTTTCTCCTCCTCCTGAAAATCCAGAGTTGCAGTCCGCTGATATCCCGGATCATCAGAAACCTTGGTGGCTTCATGGGGAAGTAAAGATGCAGCTTGCCAAACTTTATTACAACAAAGGCATGATGGAGAAATTTGTGGAAACCATTTTTCTTCCCATTCTCGAGACACTGGATATCGAGTATGCTAATAGAAAGGTCAAGATGAATAGAAAGCTTACAAATGATGTTCTGCAGGAAAGAACTAAAGTGCTGGGGGAAGCGCGTCAAGACAGCGTATTTCAAGGATGCAGGCCTATAGCATCGACTGCAGAGTTAGTGAAGGCAAACAGAGCAAGGAAATTGCTAGAAAAAAGGGCAGCAGAGTCAAATGAAGATACAATAAGAGATGATACACGTAGAGCAAAGCAGAAACCTCCTCTTCCTGGTCTGCTGACAAATGTGGAGAACCATCAGCTTGTGTTAGATCTCTGTCGAACACTGACTTTGCTTCAGCGATACTTTGAGGCGCTGCAAATTATCAATCATGCTCTTAAACTTGGAAATGACCCCCTCTCTGATGACATCAAGGAGGAACTCCGGTCCTTGGGTGCTGAAATAGCATACAGAGCTCCAGATCCCAGTCCTGGTTTTGATTATGTCCGTTATGTAGTTCACAAGCACCCGCAATCCATCTCCGCATGGAACTCCTACTACAAAGTAACATCAAGAGCAGAAGAGAAAGGTCATTTTAAGTTTCTTCTTCGGGCAAGAAGGGATCCCAAGTGTGTGCCCCCTAAAATCATATCTGGGCATCGATTTACTGCTATCAGTCAACACCAGTCCGCTGTTCGGGATTATCTGGAGGCATACAAGCTGGACCCGGAGAATCCTCTAATCAATCTCTGTGTTGGTTCGTCCTTGATCAACCTCTCCCTGGGCTTCAGGCTACAGAACAAGAACCAGTGCATCGTCCAGGCGTTTGCGTTCCTCTACAAGTGCCTGCGCATCGGCAGCAACAGGCAGGAGGCCCTGTACAACATCGCCCGGGCGTACCACCATGTCGGCCTCAAAACCCTGGCGGTCATCTACTACGAGAAGGTTTTAGCCATGGAGGTGGAAGATCACCCCATACCTAAGCTTCCATTCGAGGATTTACATGAGCACCAGGATTTCAGGCCTGGCTACTGCGATCTCCGAAGAGAGGCTGCATTCAATCTGCATCTGATCTACAAGGAAAGCGGAGCAACTGATCTGGCGAGGAGGATCCTCAAGACCTACTGTTCTATTTAG